One Panicum virgatum strain AP13 chromosome 3N, P.virgatum_v5, whole genome shotgun sequence DNA segment encodes these proteins:
- the LOC120667884 gene encoding acyl transferase 15-like: protein MSVAVRKSSPAVIRPPEPVTMTMSGAGAIKLTPFNRVFVEVPFTVLLVFEHLSHEAVEGVRRALSQALVHYYPFAGRIFSSGAGYDGFNIRCTGEGVEFVTGSVDCGLTEAKIFSELSGAKALLDELVIYYPVGSYGSDDPLLSMQVTEFSCGGVVLGVTWNHAIADGAGIAQFLATVGELTHGQPSPSILLARCDDTVSRLPMLSNPIVEAVLAYPESLDMELVVPLEVTVPSALIDLVKA from the coding sequence ATGAGTGTTGCGGTGAGGAAGTCCTCGCCGGCGGTCATCAGACCACCGGAGCCGGTGACAATGACGATGAGTGGTGCTGGTGCCATAAAGCTCACACCTTTCAACAGGGTTTTTGTCGAGGTTCCATTCACAGTGTTGCTCGTGTTTGAGCATCTGAGCCATGAGGCCGTTGAGGGCGTAAGGAGGGCGCTGTCCCAGGCACttgtccactactacccatttGCTGGTCGCATTTTTTCATCTGGAGCCGGATACGACGGATTCAACATCCGGTGCACTGGCGAGGGTGTGGAATTCGTCACCGGATCAGTCGACTGCGGCTTGACGGAAGCGAAGATCTTCAGCGAACTGTCCGGCGCCAAGGCCCTCCTCGATGAGCTCGTCATCTACTACCCGGTTGGGAGCTATGGCTCTGACGACCCTCTGCTGTCCATGCAGGTGACCGAGTTCTCTTGCGGCGGGGTCGTCCTCGGGGTGACATGGAACCACGCCATCGCCGACGGCGCTGGCATCGCCCAGTTCCTAGCCACCGTAGGCGAGCTCACCCATGGGCAGCCGTCACCGTCGATCCTTCTGGCCAGGTGCGATGACACTGTCTCCCGCCTCCCTATGCTGTCGAATCCGATAGTGGAGGCCGTGTTGGCGTACCCTGAGTCACTGGACATGGAGCTTGTTGTCCCCCTCGAGGTCACGGTCCCCTCGGCCCTGATCGACCTCGTCAAGGCATAA